The proteins below are encoded in one region of Buteo buteo chromosome 22, bButBut1.hap1.1, whole genome shotgun sequence:
- the ABCB7 gene encoding iron-sulfur clusters transporter ABCB7, mitochondrial isoform X2 has product MLSYVWPKDRPDLRARVAISLGFLASAKAMNILVPFMFKYAVDSLNQVSGNILNLDAAPNTVATVATAVLIGYGISRAGAALFNEARNAVFGKVAQNSIRRIAKNVFLHLHNLDLAFHLSRQTGALSKTIDRGTRGISFVLSALVFNLGPTMFEVALVSGILYYKCGAEFALVTLGTLGAYAAFTIGITQWRTKFRIEMNKADNDAGNAAIDSLLNYETVKYFNNEKYEAQRYDQFLKTYENASLKTTSTLALLNFGQSAIFSIGLTAIMVLASQGIIAGSLSVGDLVMVNGLLFQLSLPLNFLGTVYRETRQALIDMNTLFTLLSVDTKIKDKELAPPLQITPQTAAIAFDNVHFEYLEGQKVLAGVSFEVPAGKKVAIVGGSGSGKSTIVRLLFRFYEPQKGNIYVAGQNIQDVSLESLRKAIGVVPQDAVLFHNTIYYNLVYGNIGATPEEVYAVAKLAGIHDAILRMPNGYNTQVGERGLKLSGGEKQRVAIARAMLKEPLVFLYDEATSSLDSITEENILSAMRDMVKHRTSVFIAHRLSTVVDADEIIVLDQGKVVERGRHADLLASPNNLYYEMWHTQSSKVLNNHNNPNWEERNNRMSKEDERKKLEEEIINSVKGCGNCSC; this is encoded by the exons GCCATGAATATATTGGTTCCCTTCATGTTTAAATATGCAGTAGACAGCCTCAACCAGGTATCTGGAAACATACTCAACCTGGATGCTGCACCAAATACAGTGGCAACTGTGGCGACTGCTGTTCTCATTGGCT aTGGTATCTCAAGAGCTGGGGCAGCGTTATTTAATGAAGCTAGAAATGCAGTATTTGGGAAAGTAGCTCAAAATTCAATCAGAAGGATAgcaaagaatgtttttctgcaCCTTCATAACCTGGATTTGGCGTTCCATCTAAGTAGGCAAACCGGAGCTCTGTCAAAAACCATTGACAGAGGAACAAGAGGCATCAGTTTTGTTCTTAGCGCTTTAGTATTTAATCTGGGACCGACAATGTTTGAAGTGGCACTAGTCAGTGGAATTCTG tATTACAAATGTGGTGCAGAGTTTGCTTTAGTAACTCTGGGGACACTAGGAGCCTATGCAGCATTCACGATAGGAATTACACAGTGGAG GACTAAGTTTCGAATAGAAATGAACAAAGCAGATAATGATGCGGGTAATGCTGCAATTGACTCGCTACTAAATTATGAGACTGTGAAG TATTTcaacaatgaaaaatatgaagCCCAACGGTATGATCAGTTCTTGAAGACCTATGAAAATGCCTCCCTGAAGACTACCTCTACGTTAGCTCTCCTGAACTTTGGACAGAGTGCTATATTTAGCATTGGCTTAACGGCCATCATGGTGCTTGCTAGCCAGGGCATTATTGCAG GCAGCCTTTCTGTTGGAGATCTAGTAATGGTGAATGGATTGCTGTTCCAGCTTTCTCTTCCTCTAAACTTCCTGGGAACAGTATACAGAGAGACAAGACAAGCACTTATAGATATGAATACCTTGTTTACACTTCTCAGTGTAGATACCAAAATTAAA GACAAAGAGCTGGCTCCACCCCTGCAGATCACACCACAGACTGCTGCCATCGCCTTTGATAATGTGCATTTTGAATACCTTGAGGGGCAGAAAGTCCTTGCTGGAGTGTCTTTTGAAGTCCCTGCAGGAAAGAAAGTGGCCATTGTAGGAGGTAGTGGGTCAGG GAAAAGCACAATTGTGAGATTATTATTTCGTTTCTATGAAcctcagaaaggaaatatttatgttGCTGGACAGAACATACAAGATGTCAGTTTGGAAAGTCTGAGAAAGGCAATAGGAGTTGTACCTCAG GATGCTGTTCTCTTCCATAACACTATCTATTACAATCTGGTCTACGGCAATATTGGTGCAACACCAGAAGAGGTGTATGCAGTAGCAAAATTGGCAGGAATCCACGATGCCATTCTTCGAATGCCAAATGGTTACAACACTCAGGTTGGTGAACGAGGACTCAAGCTCTCGG gaggagaaaagcaaagagttGCAATTGCTAGAGCAATGTTAAAGGAGCCACTTGTTTTTCTCTATGATGAAGCCACATCATCTTTAGATTCAATTACAGAAGAG AATATTCTCAGTGCCATGAGGGACATGGTGAAACACCGAACATCGGTTTTCATTGCCCACAGGTTGTCAACAGTAGTTGATGCAGATGAAATCATTGTACTCGATCAG GGTAAAGTTGTGGAACGTGGTAGACATGCAGACCTCCTTGCAAGTCCTAACAATCTCTATTATGAAATGTGGCATACACAGAGCAGCAAAGTACTAAATAATCATAACAATCCAAAttgggaagagagaaataatCGGATGTCTAAAGAGGACGAAAGGAAGAAACtagaagaagaaattatcaATAGTGTGAAAGGCTGTGGAAACTGTTCATGCTAA